From one Dryobates pubescens isolate bDryPub1 chromosome 2, bDryPub1.pri, whole genome shotgun sequence genomic stretch:
- the ERMN gene encoding ermin codes for MTEEVQVESTMPECNGSVAPEKGPRQGTEVIDERAKPAGTAPCLNTDTSLNTDASPSTDASPSTDTSPSTDASPNTDTSLHTPPAGENQQEKRNSLAPDAVHVDGEEQCKARMDSVYETRSQPTVAVKRSKRTVVGRYNRDQLTPRTWSWQARSQRKGRGVEVVLSLSSPSCLLSAAGLGSEETSVSSGELGLAATPDREAVETPTASADGRGNTTEEEAEEEEEEEDTEEDEVQVIDIKKENSEVSHLQPPGSGKEASPPSTPGCNPSQAEKGREQPSLGKKNDISRHSYSRYNTISYRRIRKGNTKQRIDEFESMMHL; via the exons ATGACGGAAGAAGTGCAGGTGGAATCCACCATGCCTGAGTGCAACGGGAGCGTAGCCCCGGAGAAGGGCCCGCGGCAGGGAACGGAGGTCATCGACGAGAGAGCGAAGCCTGCGGGGACAGCTCCCTGCCTGAACACCGACACCAGCCTCAACACGGACGCCAGCCCCAGCACCGACGCCAGCCCCAGCACCgacaccagccccagcaccgACGCCAGCCCCAACACCGACACCAGCCTGCACACTCCACCTGCCGGAGAAAaccagcaggagaagagaaacTCTTTGGCACCGGACGCAGTGCATGTGGATGGAGAGGAGCAATGCAAAG CCAGGATGGACTCTGTGTATGAGACAAGGTCCCAGCCCACGGTGGCTGTGAAA AGAAGCAAGAGGACTGTGGTGGGACGTTACAACAGGGACCAGCTGACTCCCAGGACATGGAGCTGGCAGGCCAGGAGCCAGAGGAAG GGCAGGGGcgtggaggtggtgctgagcctgtCCTCACCCTCATGCCTTCTGTCTGCTGCAGGGCTCGGCAGTGAGGAGACCTCTGTGAGCAgcggggagctggggctggccgCCACCCCCgacagggaggcggtggagacCCCCACGGCCAGCGCTGATGGGAGAGGGAACACAacggaggaggaagcagaggaggaggaggaggaagaggacacAGAAGAGGACGAAGTTCAGGTGATCGACATCAAGAAGGAGAACAGCGAGGTGTCCCACCTACAACCGCCAGGCAGCGGCAAGGAGGCATCTCCCCCGAGCACCCCTGGCTGCAACCCCTCCCAGGCGGagaaaggcagggagcagcccagcctggggaagaagaaCGACATCTCCAGGCACAGCTACTCCAGGTACAACACAATCTCCTACCGCAGGATCCGGAAAGGAAACACCAAGCAGCGCATCGACGAGTTCGAGTCCATGATGCACTTGTGA